Proteins found in one Microbacterium sp. LWS13-1.2 genomic segment:
- a CDS encoding DUF6412 domain-containing protein, whose translation MLESIGVALRLILEVFAVALRPLAELLATVATPGAGGLTVAAATAAAVSLAALARLAVAVALRAEPVRAVVATAHPRRAIGDFTRLTQSHPDAPGHSRPRAPGFAALAA comes from the coding sequence GTGCTCGAATCGATCGGCGTCGCGCTTCGCCTGATTCTCGAGGTCTTCGCCGTCGCGCTGCGCCCGCTGGCAGAGCTCCTCGCCACCGTCGCGACGCCCGGCGCCGGCGGGCTCACGGTCGCGGCGGCCACCGCTGCCGCAGTCTCCCTCGCCGCGCTCGCTCGGCTTGCTGTCGCCGTCGCGCTCCGCGCCGAGCCTGTCCGCGCCGTCGTCGCGACAGCCCACCCGCGCCGCGCGATCGGCGACTTCACGCGACTCACCCAGAGCCATCCCGACGCTCCGGGGCACTCCCGTCCGCGCGCACCCGGGTTCGCGGCACTGGCCGCGTAG
- a CDS encoding NAD(P)-binding protein gives MTARPGIRSSVLAQPLRIGAVEVPNRIMQTAHSKQYSDRVESDRETAYYVRRAQGSCGLFVAGNHFVHPTGSIRGFEDAYRPEGVAASKRMTDAVHEAGAKIFVQLNHHGAQAQPDGPEGPRAVYAPSRVLSPSTAHATREMDRADIAAFIDGWALSAVHARDGGFDGVEIHMAHGYLLHQFLSPLYNARGDEYGGDLEGRTRFPREVLRAVREWVGDDFTVGIRIVANEFHPDGIDGAGMREVVARLRAEARIDFLDLAAGGYHNVHYVFPSSPMPYAWLRDDVAAVKAANPDVPVFGVGAARSVEDAEEVVASGIADMVALTRAQIADPDLGRKLIGVEPVDRGESGIRHCIRLNQGCLGRGSRGLAMSCTVNPLAGRELERGERPGASSPQRWIVVGGGPAGMRAAVELATDGHAVTLVERADGLGGQLRLARRVPGRESVGLLVDDLERDLAALGVTVRLGVDADAGLLRAEGADGIVVATGAIAPVTTSLALGGAYAGGFPAEGTTDAFTAVAPAAEVPLGRRIAVVDADGTAYAAGIVLTLLERVDELELVTPFETVFPHIGAGYDRPLLLERLGAHGGFQRRPAHLVERIEPGAVTVRDTLTGAVEMIPGVDAVVAVEPRASVGIPGLVTDTPAAPRVVTIGDAFAPRTIDAALFEAVELAYDVAGLATLRG, from the coding sequence ATGACCGCGCGCCCCGGCATCCGCTCCTCCGTCCTCGCGCAGCCGCTGCGGATCGGCGCCGTCGAGGTGCCGAACCGCATCATGCAGACCGCGCACTCGAAGCAGTACTCCGACCGGGTCGAGTCCGACCGCGAGACCGCGTACTACGTGCGCCGTGCGCAGGGCAGCTGCGGGCTGTTCGTGGCCGGCAACCACTTCGTGCACCCGACCGGTTCGATCCGCGGCTTCGAGGACGCGTACCGCCCCGAGGGCGTCGCCGCATCGAAGCGGATGACGGATGCCGTCCACGAGGCGGGCGCGAAGATCTTCGTGCAGCTCAACCACCACGGCGCGCAGGCGCAGCCCGACGGTCCAGAAGGTCCGCGGGCGGTATACGCGCCGTCGCGCGTCCTGTCGCCGTCGACCGCGCACGCGACCCGCGAGATGGATCGCGCCGACATCGCGGCGTTCATCGACGGCTGGGCGCTGTCGGCGGTGCACGCGCGCGACGGCGGATTCGACGGCGTCGAGATCCACATGGCACACGGCTACCTGCTGCATCAGTTCCTCTCGCCGCTCTACAACGCCCGTGGAGACGAGTACGGCGGCGACCTCGAAGGACGCACGCGATTTCCGCGCGAGGTGCTGCGCGCCGTGCGGGAGTGGGTGGGCGACGACTTCACCGTCGGCATCCGCATCGTCGCGAACGAGTTCCACCCCGACGGGATCGACGGCGCCGGCATGCGCGAGGTCGTCGCACGCCTGCGTGCAGAGGCCCGCATCGACTTCCTCGACCTCGCGGCCGGCGGCTACCACAACGTGCACTACGTGTTCCCGTCCTCGCCTATGCCGTACGCCTGGCTGCGCGACGACGTCGCCGCGGTGAAGGCCGCGAACCCCGACGTCCCCGTGTTCGGCGTCGGCGCCGCCCGCTCGGTCGAGGACGCGGAGGAGGTCGTCGCCTCCGGCATCGCCGACATGGTCGCGCTCACCCGCGCCCAGATCGCCGACCCCGACCTCGGCCGCAAGCTGATCGGAGTCGAGCCCGTCGACAGGGGCGAGTCCGGCATCCGTCACTGCATCCGCCTGAATCAGGGATGCCTCGGCCGCGGCAGCCGCGGACTCGCGATGTCGTGCACGGTCAACCCGCTCGCCGGGCGCGAGCTCGAGCGGGGCGAGCGGCCGGGCGCGTCGTCGCCGCAGCGGTGGATCGTCGTGGGCGGCGGCCCGGCCGGGATGCGCGCCGCCGTCGAGCTCGCCACCGACGGGCATGCGGTCACCCTCGTCGAGCGCGCGGACGGACTCGGCGGCCAGCTGCGCCTCGCCCGCCGGGTGCCGGGGCGCGAGAGCGTCGGGCTGCTCGTCGACGACCTCGAGCGCGACCTCGCGGCCCTCGGCGTGACGGTGCGGCTCGGGGTCGACGCGGACGCCGGCCTGCTGCGGGCCGAAGGTGCGGACGGCATCGTTGTCGCGACCGGCGCCATCGCCCCGGTGACCACCTCGCTCGCCCTTGGCGGCGCGTACGCCGGAGGTTTCCCCGCCGAGGGCACCACCGACGCCTTCACTGCGGTCGCACCCGCGGCCGAAGTGCCGCTCGGCCGGCGGATCGCGGTGGTGGATGCCGACGGCACGGCGTACGCCGCCGGGATCGTGCTCACTCTGCTCGAGCGCGTCGACGAGCTCGAGCTCGTGACGCCGTTCGAGACCGTTTTCCCGCACATCGGGGCCGGATACGACCGGCCGCTGCTGCTCGAGCGCCTCGGTGCGCACGGCGGGTTCCAGCGCCGCCCGGCACACCTCGTGGAGCGGATCGAGCCGGGCGCCGTGACGGTGCGCGACACGCTGACCGGCGCCGTGGAGATGATCCCGGGCGTCGACGCGGTGGTGGCCGTCGAGCCGCGTGCGTCGGTCGGCATCCCTGGCCTGGTCACGGACACGCCGGCCGCGCCGCGGGTCGTGACAATCGGCGATGCATTCGCACCTCGCACGATCGATGCGGCGCTCTTCGAGGCCGTCGAGCTCGCGTACGACGTCGCGGGGCTGGCGACGCTGCGCGGCTGA
- a CDS encoding SLC13 family permease has product MDPVTATLVILVLAVIAFVSNRVPIGIVAIAVALALFFTGVLTLPQALAGFGDPTVLFIAALFVVSESLDATGVTAWAGQKVIGRAGTKRATLVTVISLLVAVLTALISINGAVAALLPLVVVVASRAGIASSKLLMPLAFAASAGSLLLLTGTPVNIIVSEFAAGAGGREFGFFEFALVGIPVLLGTVVILLLGGRLVPERKGAIMPVDLVRHARMLRQQYSLTLDTGVLLGPDSGVTEVVVAPRSPLIGERVCAGMTTPDGDLVVLAARRGDEHLKGTEFIVQSGDALLLQGAWDDLTRRTQEPGVLVVDDPAQLRRSVPLGRGAKRAIGILLAMIVLLATGLVPPAVAALLAACALVLTRTVTVTAAYHAISWTTVVLIAGMIPLSTAFISTGTADLVAEGMLSLLGEAGPHVALLALCGITLVLGQLISNTATVLIVAPIAISVAHALDLSVQPFMMALAVAGAAAFLTPIATPANLMVMEPAGYRFGDYWKLGLPLALFFLAVAVLYVPLIWPF; this is encoded by the coding sequence GTGGACCCCGTCACCGCAACCCTCGTCATCCTGGTGCTCGCGGTGATCGCGTTCGTGAGCAACCGCGTGCCGATCGGGATCGTCGCGATCGCCGTCGCGCTCGCCCTGTTCTTCACCGGCGTCCTCACCCTGCCGCAGGCCCTGGCGGGCTTCGGCGATCCGACCGTGCTGTTCATCGCGGCACTGTTCGTCGTGAGCGAGTCGCTCGACGCGACTGGCGTCACCGCCTGGGCGGGCCAGAAGGTGATCGGCCGCGCCGGCACCAAGCGCGCCACGCTCGTCACCGTGATCTCGCTGCTGGTGGCGGTCCTGACCGCCCTCATCAGCATCAACGGCGCCGTCGCCGCGCTGCTCCCGCTGGTCGTCGTGGTCGCATCGCGTGCCGGCATCGCGTCGTCGAAGCTGCTCATGCCGCTCGCCTTCGCGGCGTCCGCCGGCTCGCTGCTCCTGCTGACCGGCACGCCGGTCAACATCATCGTCTCGGAGTTCGCCGCCGGCGCGGGAGGGAGGGAGTTCGGGTTCTTCGAGTTCGCGCTCGTCGGCATCCCGGTGCTGCTCGGCACCGTCGTGATCCTGCTGCTCGGCGGTCGGCTGGTGCCGGAGCGGAAGGGTGCGATCATGCCCGTCGACCTGGTGCGGCACGCGCGCATGCTGCGCCAGCAGTATTCGCTGACGCTCGACACCGGCGTGCTCCTCGGCCCGGACTCCGGGGTGACAGAGGTCGTCGTCGCGCCGCGGTCGCCGCTGATCGGCGAGCGGGTGTGCGCCGGGATGACGACGCCCGACGGTGACCTCGTCGTGCTGGCGGCGCGACGAGGCGACGAGCACCTGAAAGGCACCGAGTTCATCGTGCAGTCCGGCGACGCGCTCCTGCTCCAGGGGGCGTGGGACGACCTGACGCGGCGGACGCAGGAGCCCGGTGTGCTGGTGGTCGACGATCCGGCGCAGCTGCGCCGGTCGGTGCCGCTCGGGCGCGGCGCCAAGCGCGCGATCGGCATCCTCCTGGCGATGATCGTGCTCCTCGCGACCGGCCTCGTACCGCCGGCGGTGGCCGCGCTGCTGGCGGCGTGCGCACTCGTGCTCACGCGCACCGTCACGGTGACGGCGGCGTACCACGCGATCTCGTGGACGACCGTCGTGCTCATCGCGGGCATGATCCCACTGTCGACGGCATTCATCAGCACCGGCACGGCCGACCTGGTCGCAGAGGGCATGCTGTCGCTGCTGGGCGAGGCGGGCCCCCACGTGGCGCTGCTCGCGCTGTGCGGGATCACGCTGGTGCTCGGTCAGCTGATCAGCAACACCGCCACGGTGCTCATCGTGGCGCCGATCGCCATCTCGGTCGCGCACGCGCTGGACCTGTCGGTGCAGCCCTTCATGATGGCGCTCGCGGTCGCGGGTGCGGCGGCGTTCCTCACGCCCATCGCGACGCCCGCGAACCTCATGGTGATGGAGCCGGCGGGCTACCGGTTCGGCGACTACTGGAAGCTGGGGCTGCCGCTCGCGCTGTTCTTCTTGGCGGTCGCGGTCCTCTACGTGCCGCTCATCTGGCCGTTCTAG
- a CDS encoding helix-turn-helix domain-containing protein, producing the protein MADEEHQPALRGSYAKGVARRQEILDRAIEVFARRGSDRTSLRAIAEEVGVTHAALKHYFGSLEELLVEVYRESERRGDDEHPADADMTPVEMLRGWTESNREVQGLVQLYSTLVASALEEGHPAAREFATTRFARVRADLAARVRRNQATGRIRSDVDPMAVAALVIAASDGLQTQWLLDVDAPQDAALTLLDQLLSGSTATEPSA; encoded by the coding sequence ATGGCGGATGAGGAGCACCAGCCGGCCCTGCGTGGGTCGTACGCGAAGGGCGTGGCCCGCCGCCAGGAGATCCTCGACCGGGCCATCGAGGTGTTCGCGCGGCGCGGTTCCGACCGCACGAGCCTGCGCGCCATCGCCGAGGAGGTCGGCGTCACCCACGCCGCACTGAAGCACTACTTCGGCTCGCTCGAAGAGCTGCTCGTCGAGGTGTACCGCGAGTCCGAGCGTCGCGGCGACGACGAGCACCCGGCCGACGCTGACATGACGCCGGTGGAGATGCTGCGCGGCTGGACCGAGTCGAACCGCGAGGTGCAGGGACTCGTGCAGCTCTACTCGACGCTCGTGGCGTCGGCCCTCGAGGAGGGGCATCCGGCCGCACGGGAGTTCGCCACCACCCGCTTCGCCCGCGTCCGCGCCGATCTCGCCGCGCGCGTGCGCCGCAACCAGGCGACCGGACGCATCCGGTCCGACGTCGACCCGATGGCCGTCGCCGCACTCGTGATCGCGGCATCCGACGGCCTGCAGACCCAGTGGCTGCTCGACGTGGACGCGCCGCAGGACGCCGCACTCACCCTGCTCGATCAGTTGCTCAGCGGGAGCACCGCGACCGAGCCGTCGGCTTGA
- a CDS encoding cystathionine gamma-synthase codes for MTEPTNDSGFETRAVHAGQAFDPTTGAVIPPVHFSTTYAQDGIGGLREGYEYGRSGNPTRTALETQLAALEGGAHALSFASGLAAEDALLRAALKPGDEVLLGNDVYGGTYRLIARVLGAWGIGVRVVDMSDLGAVRAALEERPARIVWVETPSNPLLRITDIAGLVRLGHDAGALVVVDNTFASPALQQPLAFGADVVVHSTTKYLGGHSDVVGGALVLNDEALYGEAKFLQFAVGAVSGPLDAWLTTRGVKTLALRMRRHSENAHAIAEFLSGHEAVERVYYPGLPSHPGHEVAARQMSGFGGIVSVALADAASARRFAESTRLFQLAESLGGVESLMNYPDEMTHASVRGTELAVPPEVVRLSVGIESVADLLADLDQALAGL; via the coding sequence ATGACCGAGCCCACGAACGACTCCGGTTTCGAGACCCGCGCGGTGCACGCCGGTCAGGCCTTCGACCCCACCACCGGGGCCGTGATCCCGCCGGTGCACTTCTCCACGACGTACGCGCAGGACGGCATCGGCGGGCTCCGCGAGGGCTACGAGTACGGTCGCAGCGGCAACCCGACCCGCACCGCTCTCGAGACGCAGCTCGCCGCGCTCGAAGGCGGCGCGCATGCCCTGTCGTTCGCGTCGGGACTCGCCGCCGAGGATGCGCTGCTGCGCGCCGCCCTCAAGCCCGGCGACGAGGTGCTGCTCGGCAACGACGTCTACGGCGGCACCTATCGGCTCATCGCGCGCGTGCTCGGCGCGTGGGGCATCGGCGTGCGCGTGGTCGACATGAGCGACCTCGGCGCGGTGCGCGCGGCCCTCGAGGAGCGCCCGGCGCGCATCGTGTGGGTCGAGACCCCCAGCAACCCCCTGCTGCGCATCACCGACATCGCCGGGCTCGTGAGGCTCGGCCATGACGCTGGCGCCCTCGTCGTGGTCGACAACACCTTCGCGTCGCCCGCGCTGCAGCAGCCGCTGGCCTTCGGCGCCGACGTGGTGGTGCACTCGACCACGAAGTATCTCGGCGGCCACTCGGACGTCGTCGGCGGCGCGCTCGTGCTCAACGACGAGGCCCTGTACGGCGAGGCGAAGTTCCTGCAGTTCGCCGTGGGCGCCGTCTCCGGCCCCCTCGACGCGTGGCTCACCACCCGCGGCGTCAAGACGCTGGCCCTGCGCATGCGACGGCACAGCGAGAACGCGCACGCGATCGCCGAGTTCCTGTCGGGCCACGAGGCGGTCGAGCGCGTGTACTACCCCGGCCTGCCGTCGCACCCCGGGCACGAGGTCGCCGCGCGGCAGATGAGCGGGTTCGGCGGCATCGTCTCGGTCGCGCTGGCGGATGCCGCATCCGCCCGCCGCTTCGCCGAGTCGACGCGCCTGTTCCAGCTGGCCGAATCGCTCGGGGGCGTCGAGTCGCTCATGAACTACCCCGACGAGATGACGCACGCCTCGGTGCGCGGCACCGAGCTCGCCGTCCCGCCCGAGGTGGTGCGCCTGTCAGTCGGCATCGAGTCGGTCGCCGACCTCCTCGCCGACCTCGACCAGGCCCTCGCCGGCCTCTGA
- a CDS encoding DEAD/DEAH box helicase: MTATTDTRTGALEVLRALVGRDDADFHDGQYEAIEALVDDRRRALVVQRTGWGKSAVYFVSTLLLRRRGTGPTVLVSPLLALMRDQIAAAARAGVRAVKIDSTNAHEWGDVLGRLERDEVDVLLVSPERLNNPSFRDEQLPQLVARIGLLVVDEAHCISDWGHDFRPDYRRLRDLIARMPAGVPVLATTATANSRVVSDVAEQLDAGSASGGGADAASAGVVTIRGPLARASLRLGVLRLPNSPSRLAWLISHLGDLPGSGIIYTLTVAAANDTARLLRERGYDVRAYTGQTDTDEREESEALLKDNRVKALVATSALGMGFDKPDLGFVVHLGAPSSPVSYYQQVGRAGRATESADVLLLPGTEDREIWQYFATASMPDRERAERVLSALSAATAPMSTPALEAVVDIRRTPLELLLKVLDVDGAVARVRGGWTATGEAWTYDEERYRRIAAERVAEQEHMVEYEETSGCRMEFLQRSLDDDTAVPCGRCDNCAGTWFPTAIAEGATDAAAAALDRVGVPIETRRQWPTGADRLGVPVKGRIAVDEQAGEGRALARLTDLGWGGVLRDLFAAAAADAPVPPNVLGACVRVLAEWGWETRPVAVVAMPSRAKPQLVDSLARGIAEVGRLPFLGSLDLVDGGPTGQPGGNSAFRLAGVWDRFSAAGLDIPAGPVLLVDDRVDSGWTLTVAARELRRAGAAAVLPFALALRG, encoded by the coding sequence GTGACCGCGACGACCGATACCCGCACCGGAGCCCTCGAGGTGCTGCGCGCGCTCGTCGGGCGCGACGACGCCGATTTCCACGACGGGCAGTACGAGGCGATCGAGGCGCTCGTCGACGACCGCCGGCGTGCGCTCGTGGTGCAGCGCACCGGGTGGGGCAAGTCGGCCGTCTACTTCGTCTCGACGCTTCTCCTGCGCCGTCGAGGTACCGGACCCACGGTGCTCGTCTCCCCGCTTCTCGCGCTGATGCGCGACCAGATCGCGGCCGCCGCACGAGCCGGGGTGCGCGCGGTCAAGATCGACTCCACGAACGCGCACGAATGGGGCGACGTGCTCGGCCGGCTCGAGCGCGACGAGGTCGACGTGCTCCTCGTTTCGCCGGAGCGCCTCAACAACCCGTCCTTCCGAGATGAGCAGCTGCCGCAGCTTGTCGCCCGCATCGGACTGCTCGTCGTCGACGAGGCGCACTGCATCAGCGACTGGGGGCACGACTTCCGGCCCGACTACCGGCGCCTGCGCGATCTGATCGCCCGGATGCCCGCCGGTGTCCCCGTGCTCGCGACCACCGCGACGGCCAACAGCCGCGTGGTGTCCGACGTCGCCGAGCAGTTGGATGCCGGCAGCGCCTCGGGCGGGGGAGCGGATGCCGCATCCGCAGGCGTGGTCACCATCCGAGGTCCGCTGGCACGGGCCTCGCTCCGGTTGGGGGTGCTGCGTCTGCCCAACTCGCCGAGCCGGCTGGCCTGGCTGATCAGCCACCTGGGCGATCTCCCCGGCTCGGGGATCATCTACACGCTGACGGTCGCGGCGGCGAACGACACCGCCCGCCTCCTCCGTGAACGCGGCTACGACGTCCGGGCCTATACCGGGCAGACGGACACCGACGAGCGTGAGGAGTCCGAGGCGCTCCTCAAAGACAATCGCGTCAAGGCTCTCGTGGCGACCAGCGCACTCGGCATGGGCTTCGACAAGCCCGACCTCGGCTTCGTGGTGCACCTCGGTGCTCCGTCGTCGCCGGTGTCCTACTACCAGCAGGTCGGCCGCGCCGGGCGTGCCACCGAGTCCGCCGATGTGCTGCTCCTCCCCGGCACCGAGGACCGCGAGATCTGGCAGTACTTCGCAACGGCGTCGATGCCCGACCGTGAGCGCGCCGAGCGCGTGCTGTCGGCGCTTTCAGCCGCGACCGCGCCGATGTCGACGCCCGCGCTGGAGGCGGTGGTCGACATCCGCCGCACGCCCCTCGAGCTGCTGCTGAAGGTGCTGGATGTCGACGGTGCGGTGGCGCGCGTGCGCGGCGGATGGACGGCGACCGGCGAGGCGTGGACCTACGACGAGGAGCGCTATCGCCGCATCGCTGCCGAGCGCGTCGCCGAGCAGGAGCACATGGTCGAGTACGAAGAGACCTCGGGCTGCCGCATGGAGTTCCTGCAGCGGTCCCTCGACGACGACACCGCCGTGCCCTGCGGCCGGTGCGACAACTGTGCGGGCACCTGGTTCCCGACCGCGATCGCCGAGGGAGCGACGGATGCCGCGGCCGCGGCTCTCGACCGCGTCGGCGTGCCGATCGAGACGCGACGGCAGTGGCCCACCGGCGCCGATCGGCTGGGCGTGCCCGTCAAGGGCCGCATCGCCGTGGACGAGCAGGCCGGCGAGGGTCGCGCGCTCGCACGTCTCACCGACCTCGGCTGGGGCGGCGTCCTGCGCGATCTCTTCGCCGCCGCCGCCGCGGATGCGCCCGTTCCGCCCAACGTGCTCGGCGCGTGCGTGCGCGTCCTCGCCGAATGGGGCTGGGAGACGCGCCCGGTAGCGGTGGTGGCGATGCCGTCGCGCGCCAAGCCGCAGCTGGTGGACTCGCTCGCCCGCGGCATCGCCGAGGTCGGGCGCCTGCCCTTCCTCGGGTCGCTCGACCTCGTCGACGGCGGACCCACGGGTCAGCCGGGTGGGAACAGCGCGTTCCGGCTGGCGGGGGTGTGGGACCGGTTCTCGGCCGCGGGCCTCGACATCCCTGCGGGTCCCGTTCTGCTGGTCGACGACCGGGTGGACAGCGGCTGGACTCTCACCGTCGCCGCGCGCGAGCTGCGCCGCGCCGGTGCCGCTGCCGTGCTTCCGTTCGCCCTGGCACTCCGCGGCTGA
- a CDS encoding DUF2871 family protein: protein MWHGSLTVLGLESSNAISGIAGTGHILLTAGMVLLCPALGRALRRTSAPEERMPQAQVAARG from the coding sequence ATCTGGCACGGTTCGCTCACCGTCCTCGGGCTCGAGTCGTCGAACGCGATTTCGGGCATCGCCGGCACCGGGCACATCCTGCTCACGGCGGGCATGGTGCTGCTTTGCCCGGCTCTCGGTCGCGCTCTGCGCCGCACGTCGGCGCCGGAGGAGCGGATGCCGCAGGCTCAGGTCGCCGCCAGGGGGTAG
- a CDS encoding sugar phosphate isomerase/epimerase, with amino-acid sequence MPVQTSIQLFTVKDALEADLDGTLAELASRGFTAAEPYDFVRRAEPLAAALKANGIAAPTGHAFLASSSFVNPDGTTTTRPVPTPEAVFDAADILGMTTVIEPYTDPALWQSREHIAEIARQLNAAAEIGAARGIRVGYHNHAHELETTFDGKTGLEVLADLLDERVVLEVDLYWVARAGVASPTLLQTLGDRVIAVHVKDGTLDPEAVAAYPPADQVPAGQGVVPLEEALAAASALEVAIVEFDHFHGDLFDAVEQSRVFLDEKVAV; translated from the coding sequence ATGCCGGTCCAGACATCCATCCAGCTGTTCACCGTCAAGGACGCACTCGAGGCCGACCTCGACGGCACCCTCGCCGAGCTCGCCTCCCGCGGCTTCACCGCCGCCGAGCCCTACGACTTCGTGCGGCGGGCCGAGCCCCTCGCCGCCGCCCTCAAGGCCAACGGCATCGCCGCGCCCACCGGTCACGCGTTCCTCGCGTCGTCCTCGTTCGTCAACCCCGACGGCACGACGACGACTCGTCCCGTTCCCACTCCCGAGGCCGTCTTCGACGCCGCGGACATCCTCGGCATGACGACGGTCATCGAGCCCTACACCGACCCCGCCCTCTGGCAGAGCCGGGAGCACATCGCCGAGATCGCCCGGCAGCTCAACGCCGCCGCCGAGATCGGCGCCGCGCGCGGCATCCGCGTCGGCTACCACAACCACGCCCACGAGCTCGAGACGACCTTCGACGGCAAGACCGGCCTCGAGGTCCTCGCCGACCTGCTCGATGAGCGCGTCGTGCTCGAGGTCGACCTGTACTGGGTCGCCCGCGCCGGCGTCGCCTCGCCGACGCTGCTGCAGACGCTCGGCGACCGCGTGATCGCCGTGCACGTCAAGGACGGCACGCTCGACCCCGAGGCCGTCGCGGCCTACCCGCCAGCCGACCAGGTCCCCGCGGGCCAGGGCGTCGTGCCCCTCGAGGAGGCGCTGGCCGCGGCATCCGCTCTCGAGGTCGCGATCGTCGAGTTCGACCACTTCCACGGCGACCTGTTCGACGCCGTCGAGCAGAGCCGCGTCTTCCTCGACGAGAAGGTCGCCGTCTGA
- the yidC gene encoding membrane protein insertase YidC, translated as MDLYAFPPIAAILDAAYSLLMGLSALLEPLAGSAAAAASVVLLTLFVRTALVPAGIAQAKAEQMRSRLAPRLRELQRRHKRDPERLQRETMKLYADEKASPFAGCLPMLAQAPVVAIVYALFLHTAIAGHANALLVEQLFGVPLGASLVGAVATGAATGSTWGVFAGVLAVIVVVAELTRRAFQPPVDGSPDAEPWAGAGMARVAGLLQFTTAVFALFVPLAAALYLAVTVSWTLAQRLVLRRLYPLAAT; from the coding sequence TTGGACCTCTACGCCTTTCCGCCCATCGCCGCGATCCTCGACGCGGCCTACTCCCTCCTCATGGGCCTCTCGGCCCTGCTCGAGCCCCTCGCCGGATCCGCCGCGGCCGCGGCATCCGTCGTCCTTCTCACCCTGTTCGTCCGTACCGCGCTGGTGCCTGCCGGCATCGCACAGGCGAAGGCGGAGCAGATGCGCAGCCGCCTGGCCCCGAGGCTCAGAGAGCTGCAGCGGCGCCACAAGCGCGACCCCGAACGTCTGCAGCGCGAGACGATGAAGCTGTACGCCGACGAGAAGGCCTCGCCCTTCGCCGGGTGCCTGCCGATGCTCGCGCAAGCGCCCGTCGTGGCCATCGTGTACGCGCTGTTCCTTCACACCGCGATCGCGGGGCACGCCAACGCCCTGCTGGTCGAGCAGCTGTTCGGTGTGCCGCTGGGGGCCAGCCTGGTCGGAGCGGTCGCGACCGGCGCAGCGACAGGTTCGACCTGGGGCGTCTTCGCAGGAGTGCTCGCGGTGATCGTCGTCGTCGCTGAGCTCACGCGCCGCGCATTCCAGCCGCCGGTCGACGGATCACCGGATGCCGAGCCCTGGGCGGGTGCGGGGATGGCACGAGTGGCGGGGCTGCTGCAATTCACGACCGCGGTCTTCGCGCTGTTCGTCCCCTTGGCGGCCGCCCTGTACCTCGCCGTCACCGTCTCGTGGACGCTGGCGCAGCGGCTGGTGCTCCGGCGCCTCTACCCCCTGGCGGCGACCTGA
- a CDS encoding Gfo/Idh/MocA family oxidoreductase → MAASSGAVGVGIIGAGNISDQYLTHLTSFPDVRVIAIGDVIEDRAKAQAEKYGVPRAGGVDVVLNDPDIEIVVNLTIPAVHVEVSEAIIAAGKNVWTEKPIGVDREESQRLLQKADAAGLRVGVAPDTVLGPGVQTAKRAIARGDIGRPLFATTTFQWQGPELWHPNPAFLYAKGAGPLLDMGPYYVSTLVHVFGPVASVAALGLRGVETRTVKSGELAGQEFPVEIPSTLSVLMEFEQGGQAQSLYSTDSPLLRHGIVEINGTEGTIVIPDPNTFGGDITITRPLTDVSLREQEILQVPQEGVLAGRGLGLLDMARSIRDGRPHIATGEFGYHVLDTLLSIEEAAESRTYVEVQSTLGEVGSLAADFDPLASTL, encoded by the coding sequence ATGGCCGCCTCTTCCGGAGCCGTCGGCGTCGGCATCATCGGCGCAGGCAACATCAGCGACCAGTACCTGACGCACCTCACCAGCTTCCCCGACGTGCGCGTGATCGCCATCGGCGACGTGATCGAGGACCGCGCCAAGGCGCAGGCCGAGAAGTACGGCGTGCCGCGTGCCGGCGGCGTCGACGTCGTGCTGAACGACCCCGACATCGAGATCGTCGTCAACCTCACGATCCCGGCCGTGCACGTCGAGGTGTCGGAGGCGATCATCGCCGCCGGCAAGAACGTGTGGACCGAGAAGCCGATCGGCGTCGACCGCGAGGAATCCCAGCGACTGCTGCAGAAGGCGGATGCCGCCGGCCTGCGCGTCGGCGTTGCACCCGACACCGTGCTCGGACCGGGCGTGCAGACCGCGAAGCGTGCAATCGCCCGCGGCGACATCGGCCGCCCGCTGTTCGCGACGACGACCTTCCAGTGGCAGGGTCCGGAGCTCTGGCACCCGAACCCGGCGTTCCTGTACGCCAAGGGCGCCGGTCCGCTGCTCGACATGGGCCCGTACTACGTGTCCACCCTCGTGCACGTGTTCGGCCCGGTCGCCTCGGTCGCCGCGCTCGGCCTCCGCGGCGTCGAGACCCGCACCGTGAAGTCTGGAGAGCTCGCAGGCCAGGAGTTCCCCGTCGAGATCCCGTCGACGCTGTCGGTGCTGATGGAGTTCGAGCAGGGCGGTCAGGCGCAGAGCCTGTACAGCACCGACTCCCCGCTGCTGCGCCACGGCATCGTCGAGATCAACGGCACCGAGGGCACGATCGTGATCCCCGACCCGAACACCTTCGGCGGCGACATCACGATCACCCGCCCGCTCACCGACGTCTCCCTGCGGGAGCAGGAGATCCTCCAGGTGCCGCAGGAGGGCGTCCTCGCCGGTCGCGGCCTCGGTCTGCTCGACATGGCCCGCTCGATCCGCGACGGCCGCCCGCACATCGCCACCGGCGAGTTCGGCTACCACGTGCTCGACACGCTGCTGTCGATCGAAGAGGCCGCAGAATCGCGCACCTACGTCGAGGTGCAGAGCACCCTCGGCGAGGTCGGCTCGCTGGCCGCGGACTTCGACCCGCTCGCCTCCACGCTCTGA